The nucleotide sequence CCTCTTACCAGATGGATGTGTGCTTGTCTCAAAGAACTTGTTAAGCACTTGGAGAGCAGCAGGCGTGAAGGAAGTTCGATGCTTTCGCTTCCTCGCCGGCTCCGCACTCCCCGTCAGGAAGCTGAGGTCGTGGCTACCATTGTAGCGTTCTTCCGCTTCCTGCATCCACCTCTCAAGTACGGGTTTGATTTTCTGGGCGCTCTTGGGTGTGATGTCCAATTTCTCAAACCTGTAGAAAATGTGTTACGTATACAACGTGTGTCAGGATGGGTATGTCATATGACATACCTGCAGATGGCACTTTGGCTGTAAGAGGGACCTTCACTGGAACTGAGTGCTTGCCCCACCTGAGTCTGTGTCAGTCCCAGGGAGAGACGACGCAGTTTGAATGCCTTGGCAAAATTTTTTATTTCCTCCAAATTGATGCCATCTACGGTGTTGGCGTCTGTGTGACTGATTGTTGTCGCTGCAAAAAATATCCGCTTAATTTTTCTGTCCTACCAATGTTTACACTGATGTGGCTCCATCTTATGTTGCTGCCTCTCAGCCGATCACAAAACGTGCCTCCATTTGAGATACAACGCTTTccttgtaactagttactgtcgTGTAAAGGCCCCACTTTTCCACAAAGTGGGATTCTGCGGGTAAGAGAAAAAAGTGCACCATTCTCCCAAGCCCTTTTCCAGGCTTTTGTAATTTTTCGGTGCGCGAGGAAAACTAGACTCAACACTGTCAATCTCTCTTCGGGCGTTGCTGTCGTTACATTTCCTTTTGTCGCGGAACATTCAGCCGTTTATGTAACAGCACTGTCGGTGGTCTCACGCATTGCACACGTGACTGATCTGGTTTAACCCGCGAAAGTGTCGCAGATTGATTGAAATCCTCACGTAATTCCGTAAGACACAAAATATATAAAGATAGAAGATTGTGAGGGAACAAAACACAATGCCTTACCAGGAGAGGGTGGGTTGCTAAACTGTGAGCTAGACTCTGCAGGCACAAGTTCTGCAAGGATATGAACAGTGTAGCATATCCAGTTGAACCTGGAAATGATACTCACTGCTACAGCCAACGTCTGTTGCCGATACTAAGGGCAGGATGTGCTCCTTGGAACAGGAACCCTGAGGAACCGGCATCACGGGAGCTGTCATATGCAAACAAATAAGTATTATGCAAATCGTGTCTTGTGTTTAGCAACATTCTGTGGCAAACAGTCATGTGCTTGCAAGAACCAATAGGAATAACTCGACagttgttttcgtcgccattacCTTCCAGAGGAAGCACTTTCTGTACTTCTGTCTGTGTCAACATGGACACAGTCTCGTTACAACCTCTGCTGAGAAGCGACTGCTGAGAGGGGAAAGCAATTAACATTTTCAAGGCTTCAAGGGCTCACTCCTACCTGAGCAGCGTCTATAATATCTGTGTTTGTTATGACCAGCTCATCATTGTTGCTGCTTGGTTCATGCAGTTGAGGGCTGCAGCAATTAGCTTGGTCTGATGACAGCTCCTCctgtagagaaaaaaaaaaactctttcgATGCTCTATTGAACTTAACCACAGGTGTGTTGTGGAAGGGATCACCTTTTGTGAACAGGAATGCATTCATTGACAAAAGACGTACAGGAAAATGTGTCCCACATTCTGTAATCATCTCAATCGGTGTCCCTCTTACGTCTGAGAAAAGTTAAGCCCATTagaaattgttttttttttttagtagtcGATTATAGAACACCTAAATCTTACTGGTGATTGTGTGAGACTGAATATTGGACCTTTCGAGGGCAGAACCTCACCTGCTCTTCCTCCTTTGTAGTAATGGCATCGTGCGAGTCTTGACTGCGGTCAAGTGATTGACGGTTATCTTCTGTCTCTTGGTGTCTATCAtcatcgtcttcttcttcttcatcatcttcatcttgCCCATCTTGGTGCACCATAGAGGGAGCAGTTGATGCTTGGTCGGGCAGGTGTTGGTGAGGCCTCATCCCTGCTTCCGATTGAAGAGTGGATTGCTGCTGCATTGCCCCACTGAGTTGTGGAATCATCTGCAGCAAGTTGGAAGTGGCTGCCGTTTGCAACAGGGGTTGCGCTATTATCTAACAAAATGGACAAAATTACGTGTCAGAGAATACATTTGTGCAACATACTTGCGTATCCATTAGTGTCCAGATTACAACCCCCGAACAAACACAGACATTGCCACTTGATTCCATGTAAACATCATTCCTGAAATTGCTGGCGTGAGTTTCAGTAGCTTCCAGCTTCTTAGGCAAAATGTATCACAATGCATCAGACAAAGCAGTGGAGCACTAACCTGAGGAGAAATGGCAACCAGCTGTCCATGGATGTTGGCGTAGAGTTGCGGCATCGTCATCTGTCCCGCAAGCGCAGCGGCATAGTTGCTCGCAAATAACGGCTGCATTGGTGCTTGCTGTAATGTGTTCACTGGAAATAAAACGATGCTTCTTCAAATCTATTTGATCAACTCTCACACCCTCTGCTACGGAGAACTGGTTGAAGGATGTTCGTAATCATCAGTGTTGGTATTGTTCACTAAAGTGATTCACCATTTCAACCCCATTGAGATGGGAGAGGTACACCGTAAAAGTATGTAGTTTCTTTTGCAAATTTCACCGTGGTCAGTTTTCCACGAAT is from Ornithodoros turicata isolate Travis chromosome 8, ASM3712646v1, whole genome shotgun sequence and encodes:
- the LOC135367412 gene encoding POU domain, class 6, transcription factor 2-like isoform X1, coding for MNAQQQILMAVQNDTGHCKARPTQNHAVKGQPYAAHLVSPQQLVLPLNNSQQQQTNGMMATQQQVFVQQLQHQHALQAHGHYLLPSTANTAAAAPAAVQSPVVQVVAANGAILTTTLSQLPALSQQLALASALAPALAPTMTSTIVPSHQQQLQVQQQQAAVQQQHQTQHQQIQQQQLEQFQQHHMQQQQVQTQQQLLQQQAQVNTLQQAPMQPLFASNYAAALAGQMTMPQLYANIHGQLVAISPQIIAQPLLQTAATSNLLQMIPQLSGAMQQQSTLQSEAGMRPHQHLPDQASTAPSMVHQDGQDEDDEEEEDDDDRHQETEDNRQSLDRSQDSHDAITTKEEEQEELSSDQANCCSPQLHEPSSNNDELVITNTDIIDAAQQSLLSRGCNETVSMLTQTEVQKVLPLEAPVMPVPQGSCSKEHILPLVSATDVGCSKLVPAESSSQFSNPPSPATTISHTDANTVDGINLEEIKNFAKAFKLRRLSLGLTQTQVGQALSSSEGPSYSQSAICRFEKLDITPKSAQKIKPVLERWMQEAEERYNGSHDLSFLTGSAEPARKRKHRTSFTPAALQVLNKFFETSTHPSGPEMTSLAEKLNYDREVVRVWFCNKRQALKNTIKKLKTSEDVT
- the LOC135367412 gene encoding POU domain, class 6, transcription factor 2-like isoform X2, with the protein product MNAQQQILMAVQNDTGHCKARPTQNHAVKGQPYAAHLVSPQQLVLPLNNSQQQQTNGMMATQQQVFVQQLQHQHALQAHGHYLLPSTANTAAAPAAVQSPVVQVVAANGAILTTTLSQLPALSQQLALASALAPALAPTMTSTIVPSHQQQLQVQQQQAAVQQQHQTQHQQIQQQQLEQFQQHHMQQQQVQTQQQLLQQQAQVNTLQQAPMQPLFASNYAAALAGQMTMPQLYANIHGQLVAISPQIIAQPLLQTAATSNLLQMIPQLSGAMQQQSTLQSEAGMRPHQHLPDQASTAPSMVHQDGQDEDDEEEEDDDDRHQETEDNRQSLDRSQDSHDAITTKEEEQEELSSDQANCCSPQLHEPSSNNDELVITNTDIIDAAQQSLLSRGCNETVSMLTQTEVQKVLPLEAPVMPVPQGSCSKEHILPLVSATDVGCSKLVPAESSSQFSNPPSPATTISHTDANTVDGINLEEIKNFAKAFKLRRLSLGLTQTQVGQALSSSEGPSYSQSAICRFEKLDITPKSAQKIKPVLERWMQEAEERYNGSHDLSFLTGSAEPARKRKHRTSFTPAALQVLNKFFETSTHPSGPEMTSLAEKLNYDREVVRVWFCNKRQALKNTIKKLKTSEDVT
- the LOC135367412 gene encoding POU domain, class 6, transcription factor 2-like isoform X4, which produces MNAQQQILMAVQNDTGHCKARPTQNHAVKGQPYAAHLVSPQQLVLPLNNSQQQQTNGMMATQQQVFVQQLQHQHALQAHGHYLLPSTANTAAPAAVQSPVVQVVAANGAILTTTLSQLPALSQQLALASALAPALAPTMTSTIVPSHQQQLQVQQQQAAVQQQHQTQHQQIQQQQLEQFQQHHMQQQQVQTQQQLLQQQAQVNTLQQAPMQPLFASNYAAALAGQMTMPQLYANIHGQLVAISPQIIAQPLLQTAATSNLLQMIPQLSGAMQQQSTLQSEAGMRPHQHLPDQASTAPSMVHQDGQDEDDEEEEDDDDRHQETEDNRQSLDRSQDSHDAITTKEEEQEELSSDQANCCSPQLHEPSSNNDELVITNTDIIDAAQQSLLSRGCNETVSMLTQTEVQKVLPLEAPVMPVPQGSCSKEHILPLVSATDVGCSKLVPAESSSQFSNPPSPATTISHTDANTVDGINLEEIKNFAKAFKLRRLSLGLTQTQVGQALSSSEGPSYSQSAICRFEKLDITPKSAQKIKPVLERWMQEAEERYNGSHDLSFLTGSAEPARKRKHRTSFTPAALQVLNKFFETSTHPSGPEMTSLAEKLNYDREVVRVWFCNKRQALKNTIKKLKTSEDVT
- the LOC135367412 gene encoding POU domain, class 6, transcription factor 2-like isoform X3, whose product is MNAQQQILMAVQNDTGHCKARPTQNHAVKGQPYAAHLVSPQQLVLPLNNSQQQQTNGMMATQQQVFVQQLQHQHALQAHGHYLLPSTANTAAAAPAAVQSPVVQVVAANGAILTTTLSQLPALSQQLALASALAPALAPTMTSTIVPSHQQQLQVQQQQAAVQQQHQTQHQQIQQQQLEQFQQHHMQQQQVQTQQQLLQQQAQVNTLQQAPMQPLFASNYAAALAGQMTMPQLYANIHGQLVAISPQIIAQPLLQTAATSNLLQMIPQLSGAMQQQSTLQSEAGMRPHQHLPDQASTAPSMVHQDGQDEDDEEEEDDDDRHQETEDNRQSLDRSQDSHDAITTKEEEQEELSSDQANCCSPQLHEPSSNNDELVITNTDIIDAAQSLLSRGCNETVSMLTQTEVQKVLPLEAPVMPVPQGSCSKEHILPLVSATDVGCSKLVPAESSSQFSNPPSPATTISHTDANTVDGINLEEIKNFAKAFKLRRLSLGLTQTQVGQALSSSEGPSYSQSAICRFEKLDITPKSAQKIKPVLERWMQEAEERYNGSHDLSFLTGSAEPARKRKHRTSFTPAALQVLNKFFETSTHPSGPEMTSLAEKLNYDREVVRVWFCNKRQALKNTIKKLKTSEDVT